In Paenibacillus dendritiformis, the DNA window GTGGCCCCCGCGCTCCAGGAGCGGTACGCGCTTGATCTCGTCGCCTACGATCAAGACGAGACGGGGGCGGCGCGGCCTGGCGATCGCGTCTATCTCACCGACCCGGCATGGCACCCGTGGTCGGAGGACCCGGCGGGGCCCGAGCAGCCGCCTTATCCGCCGATGGCGGAATGGAAGGCGGGGGAAGCGCCGATCTATAAGCGGGGCCAGGACGGACCGCGATTATACGGCGCTATCCGCCGCAGCCTGGCCATCGTGAGCAAGCCCGGCGGCGGCACGCTCGTCGATTCGCTGTCCGCAGCGGCGCCGCTCGTCTATCTGGAGCCGTTCGGCGATCATGAGCGGGCCAATGCGCTGCTGTGGGAACGGCTCGGCTTCGGCATCGCCTACGACCGATGGGCGGCGTCCGGCTTCGCGCGCAGCGCGCTGGAGACGCTTCATCATAATCTGCTTCGACATGCGCTTTCACTATCCGATTACGGAGGGATGTATCCATGACACAACCGAAGACAAGCGCTACCCTGACCCCGGCGGAATTCCGCTCCATGAAGCAGACGCTTCACAACCGGAGCGCGGCCAGCCGCGGCCGGAAGCTTGACCGCTCCTTCGCCTTCGATCTGCCGCGCGATATCGGGATCAAGCTGAATAACGGCTGCAATCTGCGCTGCAAGCATTGCTTCGAATGGAATCCCGACGGATATCATCATGAGTTCGAGCGCCAGGAGGCCCGGCGGGAGATCGATTTTGCCTTGATCAAGCGCATCTTCGAGGAGACGCGGCCTTACCGTTCCCGCATGTACTTATGGGGGGGCGAGCCCTTGATGTATTCCAAGTTCGACGAGCTGTGCGAACTGCTGGCCTCCGATCCGCGCATCTCGACCATCTGCACGAACGCGGTGCTCGTCGAGCCCAAGCTGGAGTCGCTGTTGAAGCTTCCGGAAGGGGTGACGCTTCTCGCCAGCCTGGAAGGCTTCGAGGCGGAGAACGATGCGATACGCGGACGCGGCATCTTCCGCAAGGTGATGTCCGCCATCGAGCTGCTGCTGGAGCGGAAGCGGGCAGGCGAATTCCGCGGGGATGTGTCGGTCAGCCTGACCATCAACGACGCCATGGTCACCCGGCTGTACGAGTTTATGGAATTTTTCGAGGAGGCCGGCGTCAATTCCGTCTACTTCGTCTTCCCTTGGTATATTCCGGAGGAAGTCGCGGAGCGGATGGACACCTACTTCGCGGAGCATTTCGGCTGGCTTGAGGCGGCCCGGCAGGACGCGGAGTCCGGCAAAAAGAGCTGGCACTCCTTTACCTACCATCTGTCCCCGGACAACATCGAGCCGCTGATCGCGGAGATGGAGAAGCTGCGTTCGCGAGTATGGAGGAACCGCATCCGCTTCCAGCCCGCGCTGGAGCCGGACGAGGTGCGCAGCTTCGTGCTGGGCACGGACCGGCCGGGCATGGGCCGGTCCGAGTGCCTGGCCTTGGCGACCCGCATGGATGTGCTGCCGAACGGGAAGGTGAATCCATGCAAGTTTTTCCCGGAATTCACGATCGCCGATCTTCGGGACGGCAGCCTGAAGGACGTCTTTCATGGCGACGGGTACCAGAAGCACCGCGAGGCGCTTGCTTGCGGCTTGACGCCGGTCTGCTCGAAATGCGTGCTGCTGTACAACAACGGCGCCTAATCTCCGGCCGCGGGCCGGGCACGGAACGGGCGGACAAGGAAGGAGAGAACTGCCATGAGCGCCATCACGGTGCGGGGATTGAGCAAGACCTTCGCTTACTACCGCAAGCAGAGCGGCCTCCGGCATTCGCTGCGCCATCTGTTCCGCCGCGAGGAGCTGTACCGCCATGCCGTCGCCGGCATCAGCTTCGACATTGCCCAGGGCGAAGCCGTCGGCTTCATCGGCCCGAACGGAGCGGGCAAGACGACGACGCTCAAGATGCTGTCCGGCATTCTGCATCCGTCGGCCGGAGAGGCGAAGGTGCTCGGCTATGTGCCCTGGGAGCGCCGGCGGGAGTTCAAGCGCCGCTTCGCCATCGTCATGGGCCAGAAAAGCCAGCTCTGGTGGGATCTGCCCGCGAATGAATCGATTTATTTGAACAAATGCATCTACGGGCTCGGCGATCGCGAATACCGGATGACGCTGGACGAACTGGCCGGCATGCTCGATGTAAGGCATCTGCTCGGCGTGCAGGTGCGCCGTCTGTCGCTGGGCGAGCGGATGAAGATGGAGATCATCGCCGCGCTCATTCACCGGCCGCAGCTATTGTTCCTCGATGAACCGACACTGGGTCTGGACTTCGCCGCCCAGCAGAATGTGCGGGAATTCCTGCGGGCTTATAAGGAAGAGAAGCGGGCGACGATTCTGCTGACGAGCCATTACATGCGCGATATCGAGCAGGTATGCGGCCGGGCGCTCGTCATTCACGGCGGGAAAATCGCCTATGATGGGGAGTTGACGCGAATCAGCGCATCCTTCGGCCGCCGCAAACGGATGAAGGTGCGGTTCGCTGCCGACATTCCCCTAATCGAGCTGCGAGCGCTCGTGCGGATGCTGGCGGAGGTCCGGGCCCATCAGGGGATGACGGCCGAGCTGGAGGTGGCGGCGGATGAAGTGAAGCCGCTGGCGCGTCTGCTGCTTGACCATGATCTGGTCGAGGACTGGACAGTGGAGGAGATCCCGGTCGAGGAAGCGATCGAGCGCTTGTATGCGGCCAAGTCGGAAAGGGAAGGAGAGCGCGCGGATGGATGCGAAGCGCCCCGGCATGCGACGGAAGGATAGCGGCGGACAGCGGTTGCGGGACGGCAGCGGCACGAATGGCCAGCCGGATGATCAGCCAGCAGATCAACCGAATGGCCAACCGGATAATCCGCCGATGGAGAGGCCGGGGAACAGGCAAGACAGCGGCGGCCTGCCGGGCAACCGGCCGCACGGCAGGGCTGGTTTCGATAACGGCGGCCTCCACGCGGACGGTACCGGGACGGCGGACGGCAAGGAGCACGATGCGGGCCGTTCCAGGGCGGGCCGCTTCCGGATCGCTGCCGGCAAGTATGCCGCCGCATTCAAGATCG includes these proteins:
- a CDS encoding radical SAM protein; the encoded protein is MTQPKTSATLTPAEFRSMKQTLHNRSAASRGRKLDRSFAFDLPRDIGIKLNNGCNLRCKHCFEWNPDGYHHEFERQEARREIDFALIKRIFEETRPYRSRMYLWGGEPLMYSKFDELCELLASDPRISTICTNAVLVEPKLESLLKLPEGVTLLASLEGFEAENDAIRGRGIFRKVMSAIELLLERKRAGEFRGDVSVSLTINDAMVTRLYEFMEFFEEAGVNSVYFVFPWYIPEEVAERMDTYFAEHFGWLEAARQDAESGKKSWHSFTYHLSPDNIEPLIAEMEKLRSRVWRNRIRFQPALEPDEVRSFVLGTDRPGMGRSECLALATRMDVLPNGKVNPCKFFPEFTIADLRDGSLKDVFHGDGYQKHREALACGLTPVCSKCVLLYNNGA
- a CDS encoding ABC transporter ATP-binding protein; this encodes MSAITVRGLSKTFAYYRKQSGLRHSLRHLFRREELYRHAVAGISFDIAQGEAVGFIGPNGAGKTTTLKMLSGILHPSAGEAKVLGYVPWERRREFKRRFAIVMGQKSQLWWDLPANESIYLNKCIYGLGDREYRMTLDELAGMLDVRHLLGVQVRRLSLGERMKMEIIAALIHRPQLLFLDEPTLGLDFAAQQNVREFLRAYKEEKRATILLTSHYMRDIEQVCGRALVIHGGKIAYDGELTRISASFGRRKRMKVRFAADIPLIELRALVRMLAEVRAHQGMTAELEVAADEVKPLARLLLDHDLVEDWTVEEIPVEEAIERLYAAKSEREGERADGCEAPRHATEG